A single window of Falco peregrinus isolate bFalPer1 chromosome 11, bFalPer1.pri, whole genome shotgun sequence DNA harbors:
- the LHCGR gene encoding lutropin-choriogonadotropic hormone receptor, with amino-acid sequence MSDSLERIEAGAFDSLPTLSEILILNTKNLLHIEDGAFRNLPRLKYLSICNTGIRQFPDLTQIFSLEAHFILELCDNLRMTTIPQNAFQGMNNESLTLKLYKNGFEDIHSHAFNGTKLNQLILKDNKNLRRIHNDALRGATGPDVLDISSTALESLPSYGLEAIQVLNATSSYSLKRLPPLDKFSSLLGAVLTYPSHCCAFRNLRTEKQNSLLSIFDNFSKECESSMRKPANEIFYRDDSYNASPRSAENSMYPFATGEENSPYSYSAIFYDSEMADFNFEYDFCHPKVLTCTPEPDAFNPCEDILGYSFLRVLIWFINILAIAGNFTVLLVLITSHYKLTVPRFLMCNLSFADFCMGLYLLLIASVDAQTSGQYYNHAIDWQTGSGCSTAGFFTVFASELSVYTLTVITIERWHTITYAMQLDRKLRLRHAVPIMLGGWIFSILIAVLPLLGVSSYMKVSICLPMDIETGLSQAYILLILVLNVIAFIVICACYIKIYIAVQNPELVAANKDTKVAKRMAVLIFTDFTCMAPISFFAISAAFKVPLITVTNSKILLVLFYPVNSCANPFLYAIFTKAFRRDFFLLMSKLGCCKSRAELYKVNYFSAYTSNCKNGS; translated from the exons ATGAGCGACTCCCTGGAGAGAATTGAAGCGGGCGCATTTGACAGCCTTCCCACTTTGTCTGAAAT ATTAATCCTGAACACGAAAAATCTGTTACACATTGAGGACGGAGCGTTCAGAAACCTTCCAAGGCTAAAGTACTT GAGCATCTGTAACACTGGAATAAGACAATTTCCAGACCTGACACAGATCTTCTCATTAGaagctcattttatttt GGAGCTCTGTGATAACTTGCGTATGACAACTATACCGCAGAATGCTTTCCAGGGGATGAACAACGAATCGCTGACGCT CAAATTGtataaaaatggatttgaaGATATCCACAGCCATGCCTTCAACGGGACAAAGCTGAATCAATT AATCCTGAAGGACAATAAGAACCTCAGGCGGATACACAACGATGCCCTGAGAGGGGCCACGGGGCCCGATGTCCT GGATATTTCTTCAACAGCGCTGGAGTCTCTGCCTAGTTACGGGCTTGAGGCCATTCAAGTCTTAAATGCAACGTCATCCTACTCGTTAAAGAGACTGCCACCGCTGGATAAATTCAGCAGTCTTCTGGGAGCCGTTCTAACGTACCCCAGCCACTGCTGTGCTTTTCGAAATCTAAGGACAGAAAA ACAAAATTCcttgctttccatttttgaCAACTTCTCCAAAGAGTGTGAAAGCAGCATGAGGAAACCAGCTAACGAAATATT ttacagAGATGACTCTTACAACGCATCACCGCGGTCAGCAGAAAATAGCATGTACCCGTTTGCAACAGGTGAAGAAAACTCTCCATACAGCTACTCAGCCATTTTCTATGACAGCGAAATGGCAGACTTCAATTTTGAGTATGACTTTTGTCATCCTAAAGTACTCACATGCACTCCGGAACCAGATGCATTTAATCCCTGTGAAGACATCCTGGGATACAGCTTTCTCCGAGTCCTGATCTGGTTTATAAACATCCTGGCCATTGCTGGCAATTTCACTGTTCTCCTCGTTCTGATAACGAGCCATTACAAGCTGACGGTTCCTCGCTTCCTCATGTGCAACCTCTCCTTCGCTGATTTTTGCATGGGGCTTTATCTGCTGCTCATCGCTTCTGTCGATGCCCAGACGAGCGGTCAGTACTACAACCATGCCATAGACTGGCAAACAGGCAGCGGCTGCAGCACTGCCGGCTTTTTCACCGTGTTTGCAAGCGAGCTCTCCGTGTACACGCTGACGGTGATCACTATAGAAAGGTGGCACACGATCACCTACGCCATGCAGCTGGATCGAAAGCTACGACTGAGGCATGCCGTGCCCATCATGCTCGGTGGCTGGATATTCTCCATTTTAATAGCAGTGCTGCCTCTCCTGGGGGTCAGCAGTTACATGAAGGTCAGCATTTGCCTGCCCATGGATATTGAAACGGGTCTTTCCCAAGCCTACATACTGCTGATCTTAGTGCTGAATGTCATTGCCTTCATTGTCATTTGTGCTTGCTACATTAAGATTTATATAGCTGTTCAGAATCCAGAGCTGGTAGCTGCCAATAAAGATACCAAGGTCGCCAAGAGAATGGCGGTACTGATCTTCACTGATTTTACTTGCATGGCCCCCATCTCCTTTTTTGCCATATCCGCTGCCTTTAAAGTACCCCTTATCACCGTGACAAACTCCAAGatcttgctggttttattttacccCGTCAACTCCTGCGCAAACCCATTCCTCTACGCAATTTTCACCAAAGCATTTCGAAgggatttctttctgctgatgaGCAAGCTCGGTTGCTGTAAGAGCCGAGCAGAGCTTTACAAGGTGAACTATTTCTCTGCTTATACCTCCAACTGCAAGAATGGCAGCTga